Proteins from a genomic interval of Paenibacillus lentus:
- a CDS encoding carbohydrate ABC transporter permease yields the protein MKTKSNLYRKEKLYGLLYVSPPVLGFLLFTLFPVAYSFYGSFTDWDGLGQMDFIGLSNFKDLLTDDLFHKASFNTIYMMIGIPIGIVLALLLALGLNRGIPGTTTFRVIYYVPVISSLAAISIMWSWAFNGDYGLVNQFLELFGIEGPNWLMNKHTVKPALIMMTVWKGLGYTMLLYLAALQSVPRSYYEAAELDGANGFAAFRHITWPMVKPVTFFIVVTNIIGGSQIFTEINIMTSTGGPEYSSASVVFYIWQKAFSNLQMGYASAMAVVLGIFIFIVTLIQFKMNEKSSFDI from the coding sequence ATGAAAACCAAATCAAATCTCTATCGCAAAGAAAAATTATATGGATTGCTATATGTTTCTCCTCCTGTTCTGGGCTTTCTGCTATTTACATTGTTCCCTGTAGCGTACTCATTTTACGGCTCGTTTACGGATTGGGACGGCCTGGGGCAAATGGACTTTATAGGATTAAGCAACTTCAAGGATTTGCTCACGGATGACCTGTTTCATAAAGCAAGCTTCAATACGATTTACATGATGATTGGAATTCCGATTGGTATTGTCCTAGCCCTGCTGCTGGCTCTCGGATTAAATCGAGGCATACCAGGAACGACGACATTCCGGGTGATTTACTACGTACCGGTCATTTCTTCGCTAGCAGCGATTTCGATTATGTGGAGCTGGGCGTTCAACGGGGACTATGGCCTAGTGAACCAATTCCTTGAATTGTTCGGCATTGAAGGCCCTAACTGGCTGATGAACAAGCATACGGTCAAGCCTGCCCTCATTATGATGACGGTGTGGAAGGGCCTTGGCTATACGATGCTCTTGTATTTGGCCGCTCTACAGAGCGTTCCCCGTTCTTATTATGAAGCGGCTGAGCTGGACGGGGCGAATGGTTTCGCTGCCTTCCGTCATATTACCTGGCCGATGGTTAAACCAGTTACCTTTTTTATCGTAGTAACGAACATTATCGGAGGATCGCAAATTTTTACGGAGATCAACATTATGACTTCCACAGGGGGGCCGGAATACTCGTCGGCATCCGTCGTGTTCTATATTTGGCAGAAGGCCTTTAGTAACCTGCAGATGGGTTATGCCTCCGCAATGGCAGTCGTTCTGGGCATATTCATATTTATTGTGACCCTGATTCAATTCAAAATGAACGAAAAATCATCCTTTGATATTTGA
- a CDS encoding carbohydrate ABC transporter permease: MSHSTRIKLTNTIIFIVLAIGAIFMIAPLLWMLSTSIKQKMDVFALPPVWIPSNPQWGKYLEIWEAGPLLSGIKNSVIIAVSVTVVGTFTSSLAAFSFAKLRFPGKNQIFLMLLSAMMIPYPAVMIPQFMMFSKVGWIDTLLPLIVPGLFGNIIMIFFLRQYLISIPNEVIEAAKIDGSSYFRLFSVITFPLIKPAVAAQLILWFMGIWNDYLAPIIYLNSPEKMTLQLVIANFNATYAIQTDYPLIMAASVIALLPVLTIFLVFQKQIIESVAISGVKG, translated from the coding sequence ATGTCTCATTCGACTAGAATCAAACTGACGAACACGATCATTTTCATCGTCTTGGCGATCGGGGCCATTTTTATGATTGCACCGCTCCTATGGATGTTATCTACTTCTATTAAACAAAAAATGGACGTATTTGCATTGCCTCCGGTGTGGATACCTAGCAATCCCCAATGGGGCAAGTATTTAGAAATATGGGAAGCGGGCCCGCTCCTTAGCGGGATTAAGAACAGTGTAATTATAGCAGTTTCCGTAACGGTTGTCGGCACATTCACCTCAAGCTTGGCTGCATTCTCGTTCGCTAAGCTTAGATTTCCGGGCAAAAACCAAATATTTCTTATGCTGCTGTCAGCAATGATGATTCCTTATCCTGCGGTGATGATTCCGCAATTTATGATGTTTTCTAAAGTGGGCTGGATCGATACGTTGCTCCCGCTCATCGTCCCGGGTTTATTTGGCAACATCATTATGATCTTTTTCTTGCGACAATATTTGATTAGTATCCCGAATGAGGTTATTGAGGCGGCCAAAATTGATGGCAGCTCTTACTTCCGACTGTTCTCGGTCATCACATTTCCGCTGATTAAGCCGGCTGTGGCCGCTCAGCTAATTTTATGGTTTATGGGAATTTGGAATGATTATTTGGCACCTATTATTTATTTGAACTCTCCGGAAAAAATGACGTTGCAGCTGGTAATTGCCAACTTTAACGCAACGTATGCCATACAGACGGATTATCCGCTTATCATGGCGGCTTCCGTTATTGCTCTACTGCCGGTGCTGACCATCTTCCTTGTGTTCCAGAAACAAATTATTGAGTCTGTCGCGATTTCTGGCGTCAAAGGATAA
- a CDS encoding arabinan endo-1,5-alpha-L-arabinosidase gives MFVLLLVGAMGCSGKEPPHPTFPDPPGVTAMYDTSVLHAEEKWTINNAHDPGIIKTEDGYYVFSTDVKVGGEPKAGVMVRKSKDLIHWEWVGYALPGIPEEAKAWSDAVNLWAPDVVKHGDEYRLYYSASTFGSRQSMIGMATSKSIEGPWVDQGAVLKTRSEDVLNAIDPNIITDAEGRMWMVYGSFFGGIHIMEVDPSSGKPLEEGFGKTIAVRDPITEDGAVEGPYIIYNEKFKKYYLFVSYDSLFEDYNVRIARSDNITGPYVDYNGREMTDTEFEPQYEVGNKILGGYKFGEDEGWIAPGHNSVLKDGNDYYIVHHARGEADKHWSYLHIRKILWTEDGWPVVSPERYAGEMEQDIPEALIAGEWERIEIDPFIDGMVKSDPLTLYPKGKLEGRRGKGTWTFDGHRTLKLTWDDVQEGEGRNWSVQLLPSWDWEKGVQTIVFTGLDERGISIWGKQTARNES, from the coding sequence ATGTTTGTTTTATTGCTTGTTGGTGCGATGGGATGCTCTGGCAAAGAACCTCCCCATCCGACATTTCCCGATCCCCCTGGGGTCACGGCGATGTATGATACGTCTGTGCTTCATGCGGAAGAGAAGTGGACGATTAATAATGCCCATGATCCCGGCATTATTAAGACAGAAGATGGCTACTATGTATTCTCGACTGATGTCAAGGTAGGCGGAGAGCCTAAAGCTGGTGTGATGGTCCGAAAGTCCAAGGATCTCATTCATTGGGAATGGGTAGGTTACGCATTGCCAGGTATTCCGGAAGAGGCGAAAGCTTGGTCTGATGCAGTCAATCTCTGGGCACCTGATGTCGTGAAGCACGGTGATGAATATCGGCTCTATTATTCCGCATCTACGTTTGGGAGCAGGCAATCGATGATCGGCATGGCAACCTCCAAATCGATCGAAGGGCCTTGGGTTGATCAAGGGGCTGTGCTCAAAACGAGAAGTGAGGATGTACTGAACGCTATCGATCCTAATATTATTACGGACGCTGAAGGGCGCATGTGGATGGTCTATGGTTCCTTCTTCGGGGGAATTCATATCATGGAGGTTGATCCCTCTTCAGGAAAACCACTCGAAGAAGGATTCGGAAAGACGATAGCCGTACGCGATCCTATCACGGAAGATGGGGCAGTAGAGGGGCCGTATATTATCTACAACGAAAAGTTCAAGAAATATTATTTATTCGTCTCCTATGACTCTTTATTCGAAGATTACAACGTGCGAATAGCTCGTTCGGACAATATTACTGGGCCTTATGTCGATTATAATGGCCGGGAAATGACGGATACGGAATTCGAACCACAGTATGAGGTCGGCAATAAAATACTCGGCGGATATAAATTCGGCGAGGATGAGGGATGGATCGCGCCTGGGCACAATTCCGTACTTAAGGATGGAAATGATTATTATATCGTTCACCATGCCCGTGGAGAGGCGGATAAGCATTGGTCATACCTTCACATCCGCAAAATTTTGTGGACGGAGGACGGATGGCCGGTCGTCTCGCCGGAGAGATATGCCGGCGAGATGGAGCAGGACATCCCGGAAGCGCTTATTGCCGGTGAATGGGAACGTATTGAGATCGATCCCTTTATTGACGGAATGGTAAAGTCCGACCCTCTCACCTTGTATCCAAAAGGGAAATTGGAAGGCAGACGTGGTAAGGGGACATGGACATTCGACGGGCATAGGACGCTGAAATTGACCTGGGATGATGTTCAGGAAGGCGAAGGACGCAACTGGAGCGTTCAACTGCTCCCTTCGTGGGATTGGGAGAAGGGCGTTCAAACCATAGTATTTACCGGATTGGATGAACGTGGAATTTCAATCTGGGGCAAGCAAACGGCTCGTAATGAGAGCTGA
- a CDS encoding glycoside hydrolase family 43 protein: MKTNQEFMNPIVEQRADPWVYRHSDGYYYFTASVPEYDRIEIRRSLTIQGLGEAEPVVAWRKYDTGPLSANIWAPEIHYIQGKWYIYFAAARTTETKDGLFDHRMYVLENSSANPLEGTWVEKGQVRTRWESFALDATVFEHRGDLYYVWAQKDPEIEGNSNMYISKMSNPWTLTGEQAMISTPEYDWEIIGFKVNEGAAILKRNGKIFMSYSASATDHNYCMGLLYADEDADLLNPKSWSKSPVPVFQTNEENGQYGPGHNSFTVTEDGQDVIVYHARNYKEITGDPLYDPNRHTRAQIFHWNEDGTPNFGEPVPDAQRTR, from the coding sequence ATGAAGACAAATCAGGAATTTATGAATCCAATTGTAGAGCAAAGAGCTGATCCTTGGGTTTATCGACATAGCGACGGATACTACTACTTTACTGCATCCGTCCCAGAATACGATCGTATCGAAATTCGCAGATCTTTAACGATTCAAGGTCTCGGGGAGGCAGAGCCTGTAGTCGCTTGGCGAAAATATGACACCGGACCACTTAGCGCCAACATTTGGGCTCCAGAAATTCATTATATTCAAGGGAAATGGTATATCTACTTTGCTGCTGCGCGAACGACGGAGACTAAGGACGGACTGTTCGATCACCGGATGTACGTGCTTGAGAACAGCTCTGCCAACCCGCTCGAAGGGACTTGGGTGGAGAAAGGGCAGGTTCGTACTCGCTGGGAATCTTTTGCTTTGGACGCAACGGTGTTCGAGCACCGGGGAGACTTGTACTATGTCTGGGCTCAGAAGGATCCTGAAATAGAGGGCAACTCGAATATGTACATTTCCAAAATGAGCAATCCATGGACGCTGACAGGGGAGCAGGCGATGATTTCTACGCCGGAGTATGATTGGGAAATCATTGGCTTCAAGGTCAACGAAGGGGCTGCCATCTTAAAGCGTAACGGGAAAATTTTCATGAGCTATTCAGCAAGCGCCACGGACCACAATTACTGCATGGGTCTCTTGTACGCCGATGAGGATGCGGATCTGCTTAATCCGAAGTCCTGGTCGAAATCCCCGGTTCCCGTCTTTCAAACGAATGAGGAGAATGGACAATACGGCCCAGGGCATAACAGCTTCACGGTTACGGAGGATGGGCAGGATGTTATCGTTTATCACGCCCGCAATTACAAGGAAATTACGGGTGATCCTCTCTATGATCCAAATCGGCATACACGCGCCCAAATTTTCCATTGGAACGAAGACGGGACGCCGAACTTCGGCGAGCCTGTACCGGATGCGCAGCGTACTCGCTAA
- a CDS encoding alpha-N-arabinofuranosidase: MNNNVIVNADIRKGTINKNIYGHFSEHLGRCIYEGIWVGEDSPIPNTKGIRNDVLEALRQIKVPVLRWPGGCFADEYHWKDGVGPREQRKRMVNTHWGGVVENNHFGTHEFMLLCELLECEPYICGNVGSGTVQEMSEWVEYMTFDGESPMANWRRENGREEPWKLKYFGVGNENWGCGGNMRPEYYADLYRRYQTYVRNYGDNKIYKIAGGANVDDYNWTEVLMKNAGWLMDGLSLHYYTIPGDFWLGKGSALDFPEDEWFITMKKALHMDELITKHSTIMDKYDPEKRVGMIIDEWGTWFDVEPGTNPGFLYQQNTIRDALVAGLHFNIFHNHCDRVQMTNIAQTVNVLQAMILTEGEKMILTPTYHVFDMYKVHQDAELLAVDSTFGEYEYNGEKLPQVTVSASRDAAGKVHISLCNIDHRQEAVLDLELRGIDAAGAKVSGTIITADQMNAHNTFEQPDTVKPAEFTGAAVQGNKLAIKLPAMSVVTIAVE, from the coding sequence GTGAATAACAATGTGATCGTCAACGCGGATATTCGCAAAGGAACCATTAATAAGAATATTTATGGTCATTTCTCGGAGCATCTTGGCAGATGTATTTACGAGGGAATTTGGGTAGGAGAGGATTCTCCTATCCCGAATACAAAGGGCATTCGCAATGACGTTCTGGAAGCATTGAGGCAAATCAAGGTTCCAGTCCTGCGTTGGCCGGGGGGCTGTTTTGCTGATGAATATCATTGGAAGGACGGCGTTGGGCCGAGGGAACAACGCAAGCGCATGGTAAATACGCACTGGGGCGGCGTGGTTGAGAATAATCATTTTGGCACCCATGAGTTCATGCTGCTCTGCGAATTGCTGGAATGCGAGCCGTATATTTGCGGTAATGTCGGAAGCGGAACGGTTCAGGAGATGTCGGAATGGGTTGAATACATGACCTTTGACGGCGAGTCTCCGATGGCGAACTGGAGACGCGAGAATGGCCGGGAAGAGCCGTGGAAGCTGAAGTATTTTGGAGTAGGGAATGAGAACTGGGGCTGCGGCGGAAATATGCGACCGGAATATTATGCTGATTTATACCGCCGTTACCAGACCTATGTACGGAATTACGGGGACAACAAAATTTATAAAATCGCCGGCGGGGCGAACGTGGATGATTACAACTGGACTGAAGTGTTAATGAAGAACGCCGGCTGGCTCATGGACGGCTTGAGCCTGCACTACTATACAATCCCAGGAGATTTCTGGCTAGGCAAAGGATCGGCCCTCGACTTCCCGGAGGACGAGTGGTTCATCACGATGAAAAAAGCTCTTCATATGGACGAATTGATTACCAAGCATAGTACGATCATGGATAAATACGATCCGGAAAAACGCGTAGGCATGATCATTGACGAGTGGGGTACTTGGTTTGATGTTGAGCCGGGCACGAATCCAGGCTTCCTGTATCAGCAGAACACAATTCGGGATGCATTGGTGGCAGGCTTGCATTTCAACATTTTCCACAATCATTGCGACCGTGTGCAAATGACGAATATTGCACAGACCGTAAACGTATTGCAGGCGATGATCCTGACGGAAGGCGAGAAAATGATTCTGACGCCGACCTATCATGTATTTGATATGTACAAAGTCCATCAGGATGCAGAGCTATTAGCTGTCGACTCGACGTTCGGCGAGTACGAATACAATGGCGAGAAGCTGCCGCAAGTGACGGTATCCGCTTCGAGAGATGCGGCTGGCAAAGTTCATATCAGCCTGTGCAATATCGATCATCGGCAGGAGGCCGTGCTTGACCTTGAGCTTCGCGGCATCGATGCTGCCGGTGCGAAAGTATCTGGAACGATCATCACGGCTGACCAGATGAACGCGCACAATACCTTTGAGCAGCCGGATACCGTCAAACCGGCAGAATTTACTGGGGCTGCCGTACAGGGCAATAAGCTGGCGATCAAGCTGCCGGCCATGTCCGTTGTGACGATTGCTGTAGAGTAA
- a CDS encoding LamG-like jellyroll fold domain-containing protein → MKRSFNRLLAILLTVAMLMPVTAFADDSSSVLADGRAGSMSDIKGHWAEQTFTTWQQKGLVHGYGEGIFKPNQAMTRAEFVALINNVFQFSAMKEISFADLSSGDPYYSEIKKAVSSGYLSGYEDGTIRPGALITRQEAAVVLAKAFELKLTASDSVQLQDAGELPAWSKAAVAALLNEGYVSGYPDNTFRGSNSMTRAEALIMLSKLSGEVLNQTGLYSSGNYQNVVVNRSGVVLKDATIRGHLYLTEGIAEGDVTLNNVKVQGNVYVHGGGENTITFTDSEIRQIIVNKRNGQIRLAAKGNTKVQQVIALSSVKLEEEALVDGAKGFMQVILDEALAMNSMIQLAGDFDEVEVRSLSGTDISLLRGLIKKLVLRQQAGLNVEEGSVIEEVVFHVDKTVTVKGKGKIYSDDQRLVRSDEEEDKSGTGGISASMGAGSSSSSGSRPSPSPNPSPNPSPNPDPGAKPTFTEVSVHDPSIIKDGDTYYVFGSHIEAAKSTDLMNWTRFTNGYDTPNNVIFGDLSSNLAGSFAWAGENDSDSKGGFSVWAPDVFWNEQYVNEDGTTGAYMMYYSASSTYIRSAIGYAVSQNIEGPYKYVDTIIYSGFTRNEAYDADSQVNKKWSNTNIQALIDDGTLAEISPNWFNSNGSYNNSMYPNAIDATLFTDHEGRLWMTYGSWSGGIFVLELDPQTGKAIYPGQDGKTADGRLIDRYFGTKIAGGYTKSGEGPYIIYDENSGYYFLNETYGWLGADGGYNMRLFRSTEPDGPYVDAAGQNAVLPGNTDNAPYGIKMIGNFLFERLVGEPGTGIGYGYASPGHNSVYYDEETGKYFLLFHTRFPQRGEAHELRVHQMFMNKDGWLVVAPERYGGETIQTVNAMDIAGEYKFVNHELAYSGKIVSAVNIQLNEDQTITGDVTGTWELQHGHQAVITVDGVRYDGVFIRQWDMAQERETMVFTAISTAGETIWGIRQPDMTDEQIVAAVQSALDLGDTSRVMTHLTLPTKGARGTAITWHTSDETVITDKGVISPPEVGELDLTATLTATITKGTATATKTFSIVVIPIDPAYGLAAQYSFEGDLSDSSGNFCLGTVTGNRIDNTGGRITYDDGVTGKAAVFDGNSGIKLPDGLISSNRYSVSMWLNVEQHTQFSTSFFGGKADNSWISLVPQSWDNNTMLWSGESWYDATTGSRIRANEWHHIAFTVDNGAVKVYVDGVQKFSGTGFPNVFTDEHGAFGLGVNWWDVPFKGMMDEVRIYNVPITAELVTKLSQEHHPEQEENTPELVAKFSFEDDLLDTAGSFGAGTVIGDKIGSPAGGAIGYEAGVSGKAAVFDGASGVLLPKGLISSNSYSVTMWVYGEELEAYTPAFFGAQTSDSWISFQPKGHDGVDNSSMLWSGSDWYDAGTGVQTMSREWTHFAFTVNKGNITVYVNGAAKFTGSDFPDVFQDEQGTFSLGVNWWDAPFKGMIDELHIYKGAITADEVAALAFK, encoded by the coding sequence TTGAAGCGTTCTTTTAACAGACTGTTGGCAATCCTGTTGACTGTGGCTATGCTTATGCCCGTCACGGCCTTTGCTGATGATAGCAGCTCCGTCCTTGCTGATGGCAGAGCAGGCAGTATGAGTGACATCAAGGGCCATTGGGCCGAACAGACCTTTACCACTTGGCAACAAAAAGGGTTGGTTCACGGCTATGGCGAGGGGATTTTTAAGCCGAATCAGGCGATGACGAGAGCCGAATTTGTTGCTCTGATTAATAATGTATTTCAGTTTTCGGCAATGAAGGAGATATCATTTGCAGATCTAAGCTCAGGAGATCCTTATTATTCCGAAATTAAGAAAGCGGTTTCATCTGGATATCTAAGCGGGTATGAGGACGGAACGATTCGCCCCGGCGCCCTAATTACCAGGCAAGAAGCGGCTGTTGTGCTCGCCAAAGCCTTTGAATTGAAGTTAACTGCCTCCGATTCAGTGCAGCTTCAAGATGCGGGCGAGCTTCCTGCGTGGAGCAAAGCGGCGGTAGCAGCACTGCTGAACGAAGGGTATGTCAGCGGTTACCCCGATAACACCTTCAGAGGCAGCAATTCCATGACGAGAGCCGAAGCGTTGATTATGCTGAGCAAGCTCTCCGGCGAGGTGCTTAACCAGACTGGCCTGTATTCAAGCGGCAATTATCAGAATGTGGTAGTTAATCGTTCAGGCGTTGTATTGAAGGATGCGACGATTCGAGGTCATTTATATTTGACGGAAGGAATTGCTGAGGGCGATGTGACGCTCAACAACGTGAAGGTACAGGGCAATGTGTATGTTCACGGGGGTGGGGAGAACACGATTACTTTTACAGATTCCGAAATTCGTCAAATTATTGTTAATAAGCGGAACGGTCAAATCCGATTGGCCGCGAAGGGAAATACGAAGGTTCAACAGGTTATTGCCCTCTCCAGTGTCAAGCTAGAGGAAGAGGCGTTAGTAGATGGGGCTAAAGGGTTCATGCAAGTGATCCTGGATGAAGCTTTAGCGATGAATTCGATGATTCAGCTCGCTGGAGATTTTGATGAGGTTGAAGTTCGTTCGTTATCTGGAACGGATATTAGTTTGTTAAGAGGCCTGATCAAGAAACTGGTTCTTCGTCAGCAGGCAGGACTGAATGTGGAGGAAGGCAGCGTTATCGAAGAAGTCGTCTTCCATGTAGATAAGACCGTTACTGTCAAAGGCAAAGGGAAGATCTATTCGGATGACCAAAGACTTGTTCGCAGCGACGAGGAGGAGGATAAATCTGGTACTGGAGGCATAAGCGCTTCAATGGGGGCAGGCTCTAGCTCGTCATCGGGCTCAAGACCATCGCCAAGCCCGAATCCATCACCGAACCCTTCTCCAAACCCTGACCCAGGGGCAAAGCCAACCTTTACCGAGGTGTCGGTGCATGATCCGTCGATCATCAAGGATGGGGACACCTATTACGTATTTGGTTCTCACATTGAGGCGGCCAAATCCACCGATTTGATGAACTGGACTCGGTTTACGAATGGGTACGACACGCCGAATAACGTTATTTTCGGTGATCTGTCATCGAATTTAGCGGGCTCGTTCGCTTGGGCGGGGGAGAATGATTCCGACAGTAAAGGCGGCTTTTCTGTCTGGGCGCCGGATGTCTTCTGGAATGAGCAATATGTAAATGAGGATGGAACTACGGGCGCTTATATGATGTATTACAGTGCGTCCTCCACGTATATCCGTTCAGCGATCGGTTATGCGGTATCCCAAAATATCGAAGGCCCTTATAAGTATGTGGACACAATCATTTATTCCGGTTTCACGAGAAACGAGGCCTATGACGCAGATAGCCAGGTCAATAAGAAATGGAGCAATACGAATATCCAAGCTCTTATTGATGACGGTACCCTAGCAGAGATTAGCCCGAATTGGTTTAACAGCAACGGCTCCTACAACAACAGCATGTATCCGAATGCGATCGATGCGACATTGTTCACGGACCATGAAGGCAGGCTTTGGATGACGTACGGCTCCTGGTCGGGCGGTATTTTCGTGCTTGAGCTAGACCCGCAGACGGGTAAAGCAATCTATCCAGGTCAGGATGGAAAGACGGCGGATGGCAGACTGATTGATCGCTATTTCGGTACCAAGATCGCGGGTGGTTATACGAAATCAGGTGAAGGGCCATACATTATCTACGACGAGAATTCCGGCTATTATTTCTTGAACGAGACCTATGGCTGGCTAGGGGCAGATGGCGGTTACAATATGAGATTGTTCAGATCGACAGAGCCGGACGGTCCATATGTGGACGCCGCAGGCCAGAATGCGGTTCTCCCAGGCAATACGGATAACGCTCCTTATGGGATTAAAATGATCGGCAATTTCCTGTTTGAGCGACTGGTTGGGGAGCCGGGAACAGGAATCGGATATGGCTATGCATCGCCGGGGCATAATTCGGTATATTATGATGAGGAGACAGGGAAGTATTTCCTCCTGTTCCATACCCGTTTTCCGCAGCGGGGCGAGGCCCATGAGCTTCGAGTCCATCAAATGTTTATGAATAAAGACGGCTGGCTAGTGGTCGCTCCTGAGCGTTATGGCGGAGAGACGATTCAAACTGTGAATGCAATGGATATCGCTGGCGAATATAAATTCGTGAACCATGAACTGGCGTATTCCGGCAAGATCGTAAGTGCTGTGAACATCCAATTGAACGAGGATCAGACAATCACAGGTGATGTTACAGGAACATGGGAGTTACAGCATGGGCATCAAGCCGTAATTACGGTGGATGGAGTTCGTTACGACGGAGTATTCATTCGTCAATGGGATATGGCTCAGGAGCGTGAAACAATGGTATTTACCGCCATATCAACTGCTGGAGAGACCATTTGGGGCATCAGGCAGCCGGATATGACGGATGAGCAAATCGTAGCAGCTGTGCAAAGCGCCCTGGATCTTGGCGATACGAGTCGGGTAATGACCCATTTGACGCTTCCGACAAAAGGCGCCCGAGGCACGGCCATTACATGGCACACTTCGGATGAGACCGTCATCACCGATAAAGGCGTTATCTCTCCGCCAGAGGTTGGCGAGCTGGATTTAACGGCTACCCTTACGGCTACTATTACGAAAGGGACGGCCACGGCAACCAAGACGTTCTCCATCGTGGTGATACCGATCGACCCTGCGTATGGCTTGGCGGCACAGTACTCCTTTGAAGGGGATTTGAGTGACTCCAGTGGCAATTTCTGCTTAGGCACAGTCACGGGCAATCGGATCGATAATACCGGCGGAAGAATAACCTATGATGATGGGGTTACCGGCAAAGCTGCGGTATTCGATGGAAATTCTGGCATTAAACTGCCGGATGGATTGATTTCCAGCAACCGATATTCGGTATCCATGTGGTTGAATGTCGAGCAGCATACGCAGTTCTCTACCAGCTTCTTTGGCGGAAAAGCGGATAATAGCTGGATCAGCTTGGTGCCGCAATCGTGGGATAATAATACGATGCTATGGTCGGGCGAGTCTTGGTACGATGCGACGACCGGATCAAGAATCCGTGCCAACGAATGGCATCATATAGCTTTCACGGTAGATAACGGGGCAGTAAAGGTATATGTAGACGGTGTACAGAAATTTTCAGGTACAGGCTTTCCGAATGTATTTACGGATGAACATGGAGCCTTCGGCCTAGGCGTAAATTGGTGGGATGTGCCATTCAAAGGCATGATGGACGAGGTACGGATATACAATGTGCCGATTACAGCCGAATTAGTGACCAAGCTGTCGCAGGAGCATCACCCTGAGCAGGAAGAAAATACTCCTGAACTAGTGGCTAAATTCTCCTTCGAGGACGACCTGCTGGATACGGCGGGCAGCTTCGGGGCAGGAACGGTCATTGGCGATAAAATTGGCTCTCCGGCGGGTGGCGCAATTGGCTATGAAGCTGGTGTATCTGGAAAGGCAGCCGTCTTCGACGGCGCTTCGGGGGTTCTTCTTCCGAAAGGGTTGATTTCTAGCAACAGCTACTCGGTAACGATGTGGGTGTATGGGGAGGAACTCGAAGCCTATACCCCAGCATTCTTTGGAGCCCAGACCAGCGATAGCTGGATCAGTTTTCAGCCGAAGGGCCATGACGGCGTTGACAACAGTTCCATGCTATGGTCGGGATCGGACTGGTATGATGCCGGAACCGGTGTGCAAACCATGTCGAGAGAGTGGACGCATTTTGCATTCACGGTCAATAAGGGCAATATCACCGTGTACGTGAACGGAGCAGCGAAATTTACGGGTAGCGATTTCCCGGATGTGTTCCAGGATGAACAGGGAACCTTTAGCTTGGGCGTGAACTGGTGGGATGCTCCGTTCAAGGGCATGATCGATGAGCTCCATATCTACAAAGGAGCGATTACCGCGGATGAAGTAGCGGCGCTGGCTTTCAAGTAG
- a CDS encoding helix-turn-helix domain-containing protein has protein sequence MVKTTEIVHFPAPPAPYYLECGYTVYAPGDEHPNRRNMGKFDLIMMKSGTLFIGEEDKNWALTAGQSLLLLPNRYHYSVQPCEEETHFYWIHFHSICAWAESSAEQQMVHVPQPDEHYQTFLTSPYSIQLPKMWDMPYPERAYQLMEKLLQSPGTRQSSAFWTQQQAFEELLRMMDLRQLEQYTSPIVAVAEKTEAFIKNNYKAELTSKDMSEALHYHYNYITRCMKQVYGMTPNDYLQHYRLEQAKLLLLKTEWPIAEIAKYVGFKSTPYFSNRFTIKNGCSPLQFRKQYSVEANK, from the coding sequence ATGGTAAAAACAACGGAAATCGTCCATTTCCCCGCACCGCCAGCGCCTTATTATTTGGAATGCGGCTACACCGTATATGCTCCTGGCGATGAGCATCCAAATCGACGGAATATGGGAAAATTCGATCTCATAATGATGAAGTCCGGTACGCTGTTTATTGGCGAAGAGGACAAGAATTGGGCGCTAACCGCTGGGCAGTCCTTACTTCTGCTTCCCAATCGTTATCACTATTCCGTACAACCATGTGAGGAAGAGACCCATTTTTATTGGATTCATTTCCATTCCATATGCGCTTGGGCCGAGTCCTCTGCTGAGCAGCAAATGGTTCACGTTCCCCAGCCCGACGAACACTACCAGACATTCCTGACTTCTCCCTACAGCATCCAGCTGCCGAAAATGTGGGACATGCCTTATCCGGAAAGGGCTTATCAGCTTATGGAAAAGTTGCTGCAATCACCCGGCACCCGCCAATCAAGCGCCTTCTGGACACAGCAGCAGGCATTTGAGGAATTGCTGCGCATGATGGATTTGCGGCAGTTGGAGCAATACACCTCTCCGATCGTTGCCGTAGCTGAGAAGACAGAAGCCTTCATAAAGAACAATTACAAGGCGGAGCTAACGAGCAAGGATATGTCCGAAGCGCTGCATTATCATTACAACTACATTACGAGGTGCATGAAGCAAGTCTACGGGATGACACCCAATGATTATTTACAGCATTACCGCCTGGAGCAGGCCAAGCTATTGCTGCTGAAGACCGAATGGCCTATAGCGGAAATCGCCAAATATGTCGGCTTTAAGAGCACGCCCTATTTCTCTAATCGGTTCACCATCAAGAACGGCTGCTCTCCACTGCAGTTTCGCAAGCAATACTCCGTGGAGGCTAATAAGTAA